Part of the Paenibacillus aurantius genome, GAGAAGGACTTCATCTCGCGGATAAAATGAGATTGATCGTAATAATTCAGGGCATAGGCAACGTCCGACAATCTCTCATACTCCCCGGAATGCATCATTCGCAAAGCTTCATTGACCCTTCTTATTCTTATGAACAACTGAGGTGTCATCCCCACCGCGCGGAGAAACCGCTTCTGAAACTGGCGTTCGGAAATGGAAAAAGCAGCTATCAGCTCTTTCACCGAAACGGAGGCGATCTCTTCTCGAATATAACCAAGTGTCCGTTCGATAAGCTCATCCTGCTTGCCGTATTGCTGCTTGGTCACCATCAGAAAATGAAGAAGCCGGTTTATTCGCTCTTCATCGGAAGACTGCTCCTCGAGCTGATTTTGGAGGTCCAGTGCCCCAAACCCATCGGGTGGCGAAAGCGCCTGATTGAAGAGGCTGGCATCCCATCCGAACACGGAATAAAGGGCATGAGGCTTGAACACCACTTGAATCGTCGTGTAAGGAGCACCCCTGAAACGCATAATGCTTGGTTGTGAGCCTTGCCCATGAAGGAACAATAGAGGGATATCGGAAGTCTGGCCGGACCGAATGGCTATGCTCTCAATGGCGGCTTTGCGGTCGGCGGCAAGCTGGAAAACGAGGCCCGGGTACCCGCCCGGACACACCTTAACCTCCAGCGGCTGATAGCCCGAATGGCTCGCCAGGCGTATGCACTCCACATCCTGGATCAATGCCTCAGGAGGGGGCATAACGGTAAACCGAATGGTAGTCATACTGGCGAATAAAAGTCCGAAAGAAATTGATAAAACAATTGTTCCGTGGGAAGCAGCTTGCGGTTGGTCGGACAAATGACCCCTATCGTACGGGTTACCGGGGGATCCACCAATGGAATTTTGACGGTGGAGTGCGGAATGTTGTCCACCAAGGTGACCTCGGGCATTAACGCGACTCCAAGCCCGGCCGAGACCAGCCCTTTCAAGGCATCGATATCGTCCCCTTCGAAGGCAATATGCGGAACGAATCCGATTTCCCCGCAAGCCTTTAACACGATTTCCCGAAATATCGTTCCTTCCGGCAGCGTCACGAAGGAATCCTCCTTCATCTCGGACAGCTGAATGCTGGTGCGTTTGGCGAGACGATGATGGATCGGCAGAAGCGCTACCACCTTTTCGGTAAACAGATGTTTGGGAATAATCTTATTTTCTTCTTCGGGTAACGGGGCAATCATGGCCAGGTTAAATTCCCCATTGATCACGCCTTCAATCAAATCATGGTAAAGAGCTTGTCTCATCTGAAACTTGGCTTCCGGGTATTTTTTGCGGAAGGCATAGATAGCGGTTGGTAACACATGGGCGGCCAAGCTGATGGGAAACGCAATACGGACGACTCCCTTTTCCGGATCCAAGTATTCTTTTACTTCCTGTTCCGCCTCCTGAATCATGTTCATCACCTGCTCCACCCGCTCCAGGAGAATCTTACCGATCGGCGTTAGCTTTACTTTCCGTCCTCTGCGGTTGAAAAGATCAACACCCAGCTCGCTTTCCAAGTGAGCCAGCTGGCGGCTGACCGAGGATTGGGCCACATGAAGGGCATTGGCCGCTTCCGTCACATGTTCTCTCTTGGCAACCTCCAAAAAGTAGCGCATCTGTCTAATTTCCAAGACACTCCCACCCCTTCATGCGCAAAACGCATCAACTTCATCTTATTTGAATATTGAAGCGATGAATCCCTAACTATTAATATTAACCTACGATAAAAAAAGAGAAATGGCAATTTGCCTTATTCCCAATCAAGGAGTGGTTACATTGAGTTTGGTACAGGAAGTAGAGCAAGCGCATACCCAGCATGCCCAAGAATACGTCAATGCTTTATTCGAAACCGTTGTAAAACGCAATCCGGGCGAAGTGGAATTTCATCAAGCCGTTAAAGAAGTCTTCCTCTCGTTGATTCCTGTTCTCGCTCAAAACCCAGCCTACATCAAGCTTGCCGTTCTGGACCGTTTGGTCGAGCCCGACCGGCTCATTTCCTTCCGGGTTCCTTGGCTGGATGACCAGGGACGGGTACAAGTAAACCGCGGCTTCCGCGTTCAATTCAGCAATGCCATCGGCCCCTATAAGGGAGGATTAAGATTTCACCCTTCCGTAAACGCCAGTATCGTCAAATTCCTGGGATTTGAACAAATTTTCAAAAACTCGTTAACGGGCCAGGCGATCGGCGGGGGCAAAGGCGGCTCCGATTTTGATCCCAAAGGAAAATCCGATATGGAAATTATGCGCTTCTGCCAAAGCTTTATGACCGAGCTGAGCAAACATATCGGAGCGGATACGGATGTTCCCGCGGGCGATATCGGAGTAGGCGCAAGAGAAATCGGCTATATGTTCGGGCAGTACAAAAAGCTCGTCGGTGCCTATGAGGCAGGAGTTCTGACGGGAAAAGGCATCGGTTACGGGGGTAGCCTTGTCCGAAAAGAGGCCACCGGCTATGGAGCGGTTTACTTTGTAGACCAGATGCTCCGGCATAAAGGATTAAGCTTTGAGGGAAGCACGGTCGTCGTATCGGGTTCGGGGAACGTTTCGATTTATGCTATCGAAAAAGCGATGCAGTTAGGTGCGAAGGTAGTGGCCTGCAGCGATTCCAGCGGCTATCTGTATCACCGGGATGGCCTTAATCTATCGACGATCAAACGTTTAAAGGAAGTCGAAAACAAAAGATGCGAGGACTATGTGCTTGAGCATCCCGATGCCCTCTATGTAGAAGGCTGCTCCGGCATCTGGACGATTCCTTGCGATATCGCCTTGCCGTGCGCCACCCAGAACGAAATCGACAAAGCCTCCGCCGAGCTGCTTGTCCGAAATGGAGTAAAAGCCGTTGGCGAAGGGGCCAACATGCCTTCCACTCTGGAAGCGGTAGATGTCTTCTTGGAGAATAAGGTGCTGTTTGCTCCTGCGAAGGCGGCCAATGCAGGCGGGGTATCCGTTTCCGCATTGGAAATGGCCCAAAATAGCGCAAGGCTGTCTTGGACCATGGAAGAAGTCGATGCTAAGCTTCAACAGATCATGAACAATATTTATAAGGAATGCATGGATGCCTCGGAAGCCTACGGCATTCCGGGGAACCTCGTGATCGGCGCCAACATTGCAGGGTTCGTCAAGGTTGCCGATGCCATGCTCGCCCAAGGCATCTAACCTGCCGCGGAACCGATTAACCTAGCTCTCTGCCTCTTCTCCCGAAAACGGGGGAAGAGGCTTTTTCTTTATGGATGACCCCCGGGGTTCGAAGCATCCCCGCCTTCACACAGAAAAAGACACCAACCTCATGCGGTTGATGTCTTTATGGTGGAGCCTAGGGGGATAACGGAATTCTCATTTAACCTGCCCCCGTGACCAATCGATGAAGCAGAGCCTGGCGGTATAATTCCGATGCCGGGCTCCTCCACCCTTTCCCGGTCATGGACCGGGAAGACCGTTGCTTCGTCCGCGCGGAACGCCCCCCGGGGTTCGAAGCATCCCCGCCTCCACATAGAAAAAGACACCAACCTCATGCGGTTGATGTCTTTATGGTGGAGCCTAGGGGGATCGAACCCCTGACCTCATCGCTGCCAGCGATGCGCTCTCCCAGCTGAGCTAAGGCCCCGTTCTTATGGCTTTTCTCTTTCGTTTTGTTCCCGTTCGTCTCGGTCACTTGTACTAATATACACTATCTTCACAGGACATGCAAGAGGGATTTTTCTTGTAAAAAATCCCAGACCTGCTATCCATTTTTCGGCCCTTCCTCCTGGTTCTTGACCAGGATCTGGGTAAGCTCCTTCATGAACATGTTGATGTCCTTGAACTGGCGGTAAACGGAAGCAAACCGAACGTACGCTACCTCATCGATGGGATAAAGCTGCTCCATCAGAAGCTCCCCGATCTGCCGGCTCTCGACTTCCGCATGAGCGGTATTGCGGATCTGCTGTTCGACCTCCGACACCATGGCTTCCATCGCTTCTATCGAGACCGGACGCTTCTCGCACGCCCGAATCAGGCCGCGAAGGATTTTATCGCGGGAGAATTCCTCGCGGCTTCCGTCTTTTTTGATCACCATAAGGGGAGTTTCCTCCACCATCTCGAAGGTGGTAAACCGTCGGGCGCACTTCTCGCATTCCCGCCGGCGGCGGATCGACTTGTTCTCGTTCGCGGACCGGGAATCGAGAACCTTCGTTCCATTGTGGTCACAATAGGGGCATTTCATGGCGGGGGCCTCCTTTCGGCCGGACGACGGGTCAAGCCCGGCGCTTATTCTAATTCCCAAAGCTTACCTGAATACCATTCTATAATCGAGACATAATACAATTACCAACCGACGAGGAGGTGAAAGACATGGGACAAGGACAATCCAGCAACAGCAACGTATTGGTAGTTCCTCAAGCTAACCAAGCTTTGGAACAACTGAAATACGAAGTAGCTCAAGAACTGGGAATTCAAATTCCTCAAGACGGTTACTACGGTAACATGGCTACTCGTGACACTGGTGCGATCGGGGGACACATCACCCGCCGCCTGGTGCAAATCGCCGAACAACAACTGGCTGGTCAATTCGGCGGCAACCGCTAATTATTGACCCCCAAGCAATCTTCTATGTAAGACGGAAAGAGGTATTGGGCTCCTAAGAGCGGCCCGGTGCTTCTTTCCTTATATTTTCGAAGTCGCCCGAATAAAGTTTAACATATTTGTCGTAATAGTACGTAACGGAGCGGACGTATTTGCGCGTTTCCATGAAAGGAATACGGTCCACGGTTGCGTAGGAGCCGTCCCATATCTTCTCCTCCCGCCATTTGGCGACTTTCCCCTGGCCGGCATTGTAGGCCGCCATCACCGCGTAAGGATTGTTACCCAGCTGCTTGTTGAGAAAATTCAAATACTTGCTTCCCACCAGAATGTTAATCCCCGGATTCTCCAGATCGGATAGCTTGTACTGATGGAAGCCTTCCATCTCGAAAATCCATTGTGCCGTATCCGGCATCACTTGCATGATTCCGTAGGCCCCTTTATGAGAAACCACGT contains:
- a CDS encoding lytic transglycosylase domain-containing protein, translated to MFLFILLLLFFKSAWMGRMLYPIRYQDEITAAADQNNVDPLLIAAIIRVESNYRHDVVSHKGAYGIMQVMPDTAQWIFEMEGFHQYKLSDLENPGINILVGSKYLNFLNKQLGNNPYAVMAAYNAGQGKVAKWREEKIWDGSYATVDRIPFMETRKYVRSVTYYYDKYVKLYSGDFENIRKEAPGRS
- a CDS encoding LysR family transcriptional regulator — its product is MEIRQMRYFLEVAKREHVTEAANALHVAQSSVSRQLAHLESELGVDLFNRRGRKVKLTPIGKILLERVEQVMNMIQEAEQEVKEYLDPEKGVVRIAFPISLAAHVLPTAIYAFRKKYPEAKFQMRQALYHDLIEGVINGEFNLAMIAPLPEEENKIIPKHLFTEKVVALLPIHHRLAKRTSIQLSEMKEDSFVTLPEGTIFREIVLKACGEIGFVPHIAFEGDDIDALKGLVSAGLGVALMPEVTLVDNIPHSTVKIPLVDPPVTRTIGVICPTNRKLLPTEQLFYQFLSDFYSPV
- the nrdR gene encoding transcriptional regulator NrdR; the encoded protein is MKCPYCDHNGTKVLDSRSANENKSIRRRRECEKCARRFTTFEMVEETPLMVIKKDGSREEFSRDKILRGLIRACEKRPVSIEAMEAMVSEVEQQIRNTAHAEVESRQIGELLMEQLYPIDEVAYVRFASVYRQFKDINMFMKELTQILVKNQEEGPKNG
- a CDS encoding alpha/beta-type small acid-soluble spore protein translates to MGQGQSSNSNVLVVPQANQALEQLKYEVAQELGIQIPQDGYYGNMATRDTGAIGGHITRRLVQIAEQQLAGQFGGNR
- the gdhA gene encoding NADP-specific glutamate dehydrogenase gives rise to the protein MSLVQEVEQAHTQHAQEYVNALFETVVKRNPGEVEFHQAVKEVFLSLIPVLAQNPAYIKLAVLDRLVEPDRLISFRVPWLDDQGRVQVNRGFRVQFSNAIGPYKGGLRFHPSVNASIVKFLGFEQIFKNSLTGQAIGGGKGGSDFDPKGKSDMEIMRFCQSFMTELSKHIGADTDVPAGDIGVGAREIGYMFGQYKKLVGAYEAGVLTGKGIGYGGSLVRKEATGYGAVYFVDQMLRHKGLSFEGSTVVVSGSGNVSIYAIEKAMQLGAKVVACSDSSGYLYHRDGLNLSTIKRLKEVENKRCEDYVLEHPDALYVEGCSGIWTIPCDIALPCATQNEIDKASAELLVRNGVKAVGEGANMPSTLEAVDVFLENKVLFAPAKAANAGGVSVSALEMAQNSARLSWTMEEVDAKLQQIMNNIYKECMDASEAYGIPGNLVIGANIAGFVKVADAMLAQGI
- a CDS encoding helix-turn-helix domain-containing protein is translated as MTTIRFTVMPPPEALIQDVECIRLASHSGYQPLEVKVCPGGYPGLVFQLAADRKAAIESIAIRSGQTSDIPLLFLHGQGSQPSIMRFRGAPYTTIQVVFKPHALYSVFGWDASLFNQALSPPDGFGALDLQNQLEEQSSDEERINRLLHFLMVTKQQYGKQDELIERTLGYIREEIASVSVKELIAAFSISERQFQKRFLRAVGMTPQLFIRIRRVNEALRMMHSGEYERLSDVAYALNYYDQSHFIREMKSFSWVSPKHMTMRVSEFHSDLAGSSYL